From the genome of Strigops habroptila isolate Jane chromosome 17, bStrHab1.2.pri, whole genome shotgun sequence, one region includes:
- the JAM3 gene encoding junctional adhesion molecule C, with product MALRILLLPLLGYRLLAVELTSSNTKPVVQEFQSVELSCIIKSTITPDPRIEWKKIRDGETSYVFFDNKMQGDFVTRAEILSRTSLVIKNTTRMDTATYRCEVAAPSDTKTIDEINIQLTVQVKPMTPRCTVPKAVPVGKTASLHCHENEGYPKSTYSWYRNSEPLSPDSRSNAKFHNSSYTLNPSTGTLVFHAVHKGDTGRYSCIATNDAGFAKCEEQEMEVYDLNIGGIIGGVLVVLAVLVLITLGICCAYRRGYFANSKEGGESYKTPAKPDGVNYIRTDDEGDFRHKSSFVI from the exons gctACAGGCTCTTGGCTGTGGAGCTGACATCCAGCAACACCAAGCCCGTGGTGCAGGAATTCCAGA GTGTTGAGCTCTCCTGCATCATCAAATCCACCATAACACCAGATCCCAGAATCGAGTGGAAGAAGATCCGAGATGGAGAAACCTCTTATGTATTCTTTGACAATAAAATGCAGG GAGACTTTGTGACTCGTGCAGAGATCCTGAGCAGGACATCGCTGGTGATCAAAAACACCACCCGGATGGACACTGCCACGTACCGCTGCGAAGTGGCAGCGCCATCTGATACTAAAACCATAGATGAGATCAACATCCAGCTCACGGTCCAAG TGAAGCCTATGACTCCTCGATGCACTGTGCCTAAAGCTGTCCCTGTGGGCAAGACAGCCTCTCTGCACTGCCACGAGAACGAAGGTTACCCCAAGTCCACGTACAGCTGGTACCGCAACAGCGAACCTCTATCGCCAGACTCCAGATCCAATGCCAAATTCCACAACTCCTCCTACACCCTGAACCCCAGCACAGGCACTCTG GTTTTCCATGCTGTGCACAAAGGGGACACGGGCCGTTACTCCTGCATAGCAACCAACGATGCTGGCTTTGCCAagtgtgaggagcaggagaTGGAAGTCT ATGACCTCAATATCGGAGGGATAATCGGTGGAGTCCTGGTGGTCCTCGCAGTTTTGGTGCTCATCACTCTTGGTATCTGCTGTGCCTACAGAAGGGGTTactttgcaaacagcaaagaGGGTGGGGAAAG CTACAAGACTCCAGCAAAGCCTGATGGTGTTAACTATATCCGGACAGACGATGAG GGTGACTTCAGGCACAAGTCTTCATTCGTCATCTAA